The Planctomycetota bacterium genome includes the window GCGCGCTGTGGTACTGGTTCTCGGGAATGACGGGCCAACCCGCGGCGCTCGTGACCAGGTGCCGGGCGTCCTTCTCTTTGTAGTGCGTGACCCAGGGGCCGAGGTACTTCGCCCCGCCGCCCGGGCCGCTCGGCTCGTTCCCGGACGCCAGGAGCAGGAACGACGGATGGTTGCCGTAGGCGCGCAGGATGCGGTCGGCCTCGGCGTACAGCCAGCGGTCGATCGGCTCGCCGTTGCCGACGCCCGTCCACGCGGCGCACTCGACCTGGAAGGTGAAGCCGAGTTCGTCCGCCGCCGCGAAGGCCGCCTCCGGCGGACAGTGCGAGTGGAACCGCATGTGGTTCAGGCCGTGCGCCTGGCAGACGCGGATGATACGCTTCCACGCATCGACATCCATTGGCGGATACCCCGTCAGCGGGAAGATGCAGCACTCCAGCGTCCCGCGCAAAAAGATCGGCCGACCGTTCAGCACGAACTGCGTCCCCTTCGTCGTGATCTCGCGCACGCCGAACGTGGTCTCGGCCGTGGCCTGCCAGTAGGGACCTTTGACGCTGTCGATCGGCCGGGCATAGAGCGAGACCGTCAGGCCGTACAAGGCCGGGGAAAACTCGTCCCACAGGCGGCAGGCGTCGCCGAGGGGCAGGTCCCACAAGGTCAACTCCTTCCGCTCTCCGGTGACGCTGAACTTGATATCCCTCTGGAGCGCCAGGATTTTCCCCGCAAGGGCCGCCTGCACATCGGCATAGACGGCCAGTGTCCGGCCCGTGGCGTTGCCGATGGTCACCTGCACGCGGGCGCTCTTCGCCGCCACGTCCGGAAACACCTGCACGTCGTCGATCCACACGAGGTCGGTGGCGCGGAGTTCGATGCGGCCGGTGATGCCGTTCCAGTTCGACTGCGTGTGGTCGCTCACGCTGTGGGCGTTCGCGCCGACCCCGACGTGCATCCGGTTGTCCACGCGGACCGTCAGCCGGTGCTCGCCCGGCGCGAGGTGCGCCGTCAGGTCGTATTCGTGCGGCGCGGAAAGCGAATCGGCCGACCCGGCCTGCTCGCCGTCCACCCACACCGTCGTGGTCCAGTGGCACCGTTCCAGGTGGAGGACGACGCGTTTGCCCGCCCAGGCCTCGGGCACCGCCACCGTCCGCTGGTACCAGGCCGGGCCGACGTAATGCCTCTCGGGCTGCAGCCAGAACGGGACCTTGATGTTGCCGGCCTCGCGGTACGGCGCGTACTTCTCGGCGGTGAAGTACGAGCGGTCGCTGATGCTCCCCGTCCACGCGGTGTCGAGCGACACGGCCTTGCCGAAACCCTGCTCCTGGAGCGAGCCGGGCAGGCGGAGACGGTCGGGCAGATCCTGCGCGAACCAGCCCTCGCCGACGCCCTGGTCCTCGGGGTCCAGGCGGAACCGCCACTCGCCGGCCAGCGACAGAACCGCCGACCCGTCCTCGGACGCTGCCGGGCGGGCCCCGGCCCACGAACACCCGACCACGAGACACGCCGCCGCCAGAACCCCGACCCCCGTTCTACAGGACCATCTCATGAAAAGGTTCCTCCCTGGAGCGCGGGTTCCGCCCCTACGGCCGTCGCACGACTTGACGACACTTCCCTTCACGGCCCCGTCTCCCGAAAGCCCCTGCCTGGACTGTACCTTCCCCCCGTCCGGCTTGCCAGCCGATTTCGCGCCGAACCATGCTCGCGCCGAAAAGGGCCCTGGACCCTTTTTCCTCGAACCGCTCCCCCCGCGCCTTCCGGGTTCCGGGCCTGCCCGCCGTAGCCTCGGCGGAGGCGGGTTGCGGCTCTGTTGCCTCTCAATCCGCAACCTGCCCGCCATCTTGTGGGCCATCTTGTCCGCCGTAGGAGGGCCGC containing:
- a CDS encoding glycoside hydrolase, producing the protein MRWSCRTGVGVLAAACLVVGCSWAGARPAASEDGSAVLSLAGEWRFRLDPEDQGVGEGWFAQDLPDRLRLPGSLQEQGFGKAVSLDTAWTGSISDRSYFTAEKYAPYREAGNIKVPFWLQPERHYVGPAWYQRTVAVPEAWAGKRVVLHLERCHWTTTVWVDGEQAGSADSLSAPHEYDLTAHLAPGEHRLTVRVDNRMHVGVGANAHSVSDHTQSNWNGITGRIELRATDLVWIDDVQVFPDVAAKSARVQVTIGNATGRTLAVYADVQAALAGKILALQRDIKFSVTGERKELTLWDLPLGDACRLWDEFSPALYGLTVSLYARPIDSVKGPYWQATAETTFGVREITTKGTQFVLNGRPIFLRGTLECCIFPLTGYPPMDVDAWKRIIRVCQAHGLNHMRFHSHCPPEAAFAAADELGFTFQVECAAWTGVGNGEPIDRWLYAEADRILRAYGNHPSFLLLASGNEPSGPGGGAKYLGPWVTHYKEKDARHLVTSAAGWPVIPENQYHSAPQPRIHQWGAGPRCRLNANPPETETDYSGFVAKHAAPVVAHEIGQWCVYPNFDEIPKYTGVLKAKNFEIFRDFLSSAHMADQARAFLMASGRLQVLCYKEEIESALRTAGLGGFQLLDLHDFPGQGTALVGVVDPFWDSKPYVSPAEYRRFCGPTVGLARLPKRVFTTGEALRARIDVAHFGPADLADAEVRWTLRDASGKVVGSGALGRRRLPTGRLTAVGDVAYPLDSVRAPQKLVLVVGIAGADAENDWDVWVYPKQVDAAAPAGVHLADRLDEQAVARLRSGGKVVLLAPPDAVRTDVKMGFSSIFWNTSWTRGQPPHTLGVLCDPGHPALAEFPTEYHSNWQWSDLVRHGAAMALDGLPVDLRPIVQVVPDWFNPRRLGLVFEARVAGGRLLVCSIDLSSDLAGRPEARQMRRSLLAYAGGDQFAPKHEVTLDEVRALLK